In Rutidosis leptorrhynchoides isolate AG116_Rl617_1_P2 chromosome 2, CSIRO_AGI_Rlap_v1, whole genome shotgun sequence, one genomic interval encodes:
- the LOC139887848 gene encoding uncharacterized protein, which yields MTKEGGVGQIFNEKRTKKVKAKKQVADKGVLKEKRKKRKHNIKCTWVLHASPDLKTNRWSIKRLDDKHVCQFTRIIKHCTSDYLATKLAAQLPSNPTIPTNAVKVQLEAQTELKFSKFKAYRALKKALDAMKGDYKDQYGDLRCYGQELIRCNPGTTVKIQTQLCESSDTENLFQRIYICLGPLKQGFKACGRDLLGVDGAFMKQPATGHLLTAVGLDSNNGILPVAYAVVEQENYNSWSWFLDCLGRDLDLDTNSNFTFISDRQKGLSQAILRIFPCAEHRYCVRHIHENMKTRGNSARNATSIYPRSHHVNGQEATLQVGLNLMCC from the exons atgacAAAAGAAGG TGGGGTTGGTCAAATATTCAATGAAAAAAGGACAAAAAAGGTGAAAGCAAAGAAACAAGTTGCTGATAAAGGGGTATTGAAAGAGAAAAGGAAAAAGAGGAAGCACAATATTAAATGTACATGGGTCCTCCATGCCTCACCAGATCTCAAAACAAATCGATGGTCCATAAAAAGATTAGATGATAAACATGTGTGCCAGTTTACTAGGATTATTAAACATTGCACCTCTGATTACCTTGCTACTAAATTGGCTGCTCAACTACCTTCTAACCCTACTATACCAACAAATGCAGTTAAAGTACAACTTGAGGCACAAACAGAATTAAAATTTTCTAAGTTTAAAGCTTATAGAGCTTTGAAGAAGGCTTTGGATGCAATGAAAGGTGATTATAAAGACCAATATGGAGATCTTAGATGTTATGGACAGGAATTGATAAGATGCAACCCTGGTACAACTGTTAAGATTCAAACACAACTATGTGAATCTTCAGACACAGAAAATCTATTTCAGAGAATTTATATATGTTTGGGGCCACTGAAACAAGGATTCAAAGCTTGTGGTAGGGATTTACTAGGAGTGGATGGGGCTTTCATGAAACAACCTGCCACTGGACATTTATTGACTGCAGTTGGCTTGGACTCAAACAATGGAATCCTGCCAGTGGCATATGCAGTTGTTGAGCAAGAAAATTACAACTCTTGGAGCTGGTTCTTGGATTGTTTAGGCAGAGATTTGGATCTGGATACAAATTCCAACTTTACCTTCATCAGTGATAGACAAAAG GGTTTATCACAAGCTATTTTGAGAATCTTTCCTTGTGCTGAACACAGATATTGTGTGAGGCACATTCATGAAAACATGAAAACAAGAGG